The sequence below is a genomic window from Zygosaccharomyces rouxii strain CBS732 chromosome D complete sequence.
TATATAATATACCTGGGGTATGTCAGGGTATGCCAGGGTATGCCTTAGTTTTCAGTGATAATATTCGCTTTAAATAGCTGTTCAGTATCTATTTTCGGATTTTTTAAAGGTTCGCGAACTTCGAAGTTAGTTTGGGTTTATTTTTGTTTACCATAACGAATACATACACAACGAAATCTGGAGTAGGTATATGGAGTAAGAACTAATTTTGACTGTTCTAGAGTATAGAGTAccattcttctttttccatATTCCTTTTCTCTTCACCTACATTGCACTATAGCCCTTTGCAAATCTATCAAGAGTGGCCATCGTTACTTGCTATATATTATTGATTTTATGGAAGACAGGAAATCCACAGGAAGCTTTTTACTATAGTTGCTGAAGTGTATCTAATACCTCATAATATGAGTGTGCCtcattcaaaaaatttaaaaggtttaaacctgaatttagaagatgatgaatttgaattttttcatgaGTTTAATCGTGATAAAGTGAAGAGTGTAATCCATTTGATTACTGTTGAATTAAAGGAAAGAGCCACAGatgtagaatttttgatgATACCATTTAGGCCCCAACAGACAAATGAAAATCTTTTAAGGATGCTGAATGCCATGTTCCCACAGGGCAATGGACAACCTGTAACTGATGcgaaattacaaaaaattgttgcCCACACAGAGGTTCATACATTGTTTCAAGGATTGAAATATATTTGGTGTAGattagaagatggtgaagttGTTGGATGGAGATCATATTTGCAGTTTAAATTGagagaaaagatcaagaattaTCCCAAGAAGGCATTTTTAGAATTGATGCCACAATGTTTAGATTCACCAAGCCACGCATCGATAGTTTACgatttttttgatttaatcGTTACAATCTCTGCAAATTCAAGAGTGAATAAAATGAGCGCTAGGaaaatctcaaaaatgTTTGCAATTTGGGCATTTGGTAAAGCAGTTCCAAATCCTTCGTTAGCAGATTACGattttgatgataaaaGAACGTTACCAAATAATTCGTTTCAAGATGGGTTAGATCAATGGATTCCTGCTACAGATGCGATGTTCCATTTATTATTagcatttttgaaaagttttgttcctgaagatttagaaacCGCTCAACTGCCGCGCACTTTAAAGAGTTTATTATTTAATAACGAGTATCCACctgaaaaatccaatgCATACAGTTCAGAAACAATTCTAACCATTCCATTGGTAACTCTAGAGACTGATCATTTTTCGAGAAAACCCTGGCAGTTATTGGAAAGATGTAATGAACTGTTAGATTTTTCTGATTACGATGCATTCGAGGCAAGAGAGGATTATGCATTATTGAAGTCattgttcaaaaagaaaaataacGTAGAGGGAATCAGTCGTAAGATGTCACAGGAGTCTCGTAGAATCATGAAAGAAATGTCAACAAGGCATTCAACTTTTCAATCAGGTTGGGCGCCAAGGAAATGTGTACCCAATTacgaaaatttttcagaaaATATTAGTGTGAAAAGagttgatattgatgacTATTTCATTTGGACTTGGTTATCGTCATTATCCAGCGAACAAACTTCGGAGAGGAAGAAAACTTTTGGTAGGTCATTAATattagaatttgaatttgatggatttaaGAAGTGGGttcttttccaagaaaGTGATGTTATCATTACACATTATAAGCGTGGTTCAAATTCTTATGGAAAAGAAGGTAGTCGTGTGGCGTCGAACGCTTCAAGCAATAATTCTACTATTGAAAAACCATTGTCCAAGCAACCAAGGACCCGTAATGTAACTCCAACGTACgagaaatttcaaaagcaAGTTGTCCCCAATTCCCCTGCAACTGATCAAAATGAAGTCACAACACCAGAAGGGTATCACACGGTAATTAGTAGAGATGTACtagaaaagaataaagatAAGCATAATGTTAATCTACATTCATTGGaacaaaaaatttcatcattttggaATCCCTTGCATAAAgttaaaaagaagaataaatcACCAAGAAGTTCTTCGACTGAAAGCAAAGAAATTACGAACACTGCTAATGATAGTGCGCAGGAACCTGTCGGCTCCAAGAAACCtgaaaattcaccaatgcCAGATGCCGTACCTGTAATGGCTACCAAGGAAAAAAATCCAACTCCAAAGATTATCAAGAAACCTATATCACCTCCGGATTCCTATGAAACATTTAGGGAATCACCACATTTGCAGAATGGTGAACAGACAACTTCAGAGGACACcatgaaagaattgaagggAATCGTTGAAGATATGATGGCTGAGGATAAAAGTGGACTTGAATCAAATGAAACAGTTACTAATTCGAACTCTGCAAAGGAAACTTTTGAATCCTTGACTAAATTTGACAAATATAAATCTTCTCAGATATCAGATGGTGAAATTCAATCTTTGACCTCAACAGTACCTTCACTAAGAATACCgagtgatgaagatgatgatggagATGATGATATAGATAGAGATAGCCCCAAAATTGGTTCCGTCGCCCATAACGATACTTCTGAAAGTTCCTCCTATTACGATACCCCCACAAGTGCACATGCACCAGTTGATTTTTACCGACAACGTCAATTACCTGTAACCCCACATACTAAGACCCCACGTAATAGTGCTCATGGTAACCGTTCTGTTCCAGAGCTACCGTTGCATTCGCAGGTACATGCAGCTCCGCAATCTGGAGCCAGAGTACCTAAACACTCATCTACTCCACATGGGCAGAAATTACCGCAATATCAAACCTCACCTAGTGATCCTCTCCTAGTAGCAGGACCtaacaataacaatggTGGTAATCATGTTGGTCATAAGCCAGGACAACCTCCGCCTTTGAAAGGAATACCACGTGCAGGTTACAGTCAACCTCCATTGCACCAAATGGCTCCTAATATGCCCTCTTCACCCTCGCAGGTGATGTTAAATCCATACAAACCTAGACCTCAAGCTGGTCCCGTAGGCCCTGGTGGTGGACATGAAAATTTTGCAGTTCCTCAAGGTGCGCCATATCCTGGTACACCTCCACAGGGTAAGAAAGGCTATCCAATCGTCCCACAAGTGGTTCCTCAGGCAGTTAAACACCCAGGTCCAGGTCCAGTTTCGCCACAAATGCCGCCGCTATCACCAGGAATGCCATCTTCACCACAAATGAGGCAAGCTCCTAGATCACCTCATATGCGTCAACAAATGTCACCACAAATGGGGTACGGCGGATACCCACCATATTCCAGGAATAGTTATGGAAGACCACAAAGAGCCATGCAACCAGGACATATGAATCCCATGCAGGGAGTGCCACCAATGCAGGGAATGCCACCAATGCAGGGAATGCCACCAATGCAGGGAATGCCACCAATGCAAGGAATGCCAGTTCCAAAGAGTCCAAGCATGATGGAACCAATGCAGGGTGTACCAAATTTCCATGCTCAGGGTGGTAAAAATTATGAAAGACGTCAAGTGCAAAAGAAACTACACGATAATATTAGAAGTGGTAATTTTGGTATATAGTCGGGAAGATACACTCATATATAGAGAAAAAGGGAAACAGAGTAGGGTTTAAAGGAGttaagaaagaaattggttctttttctaATGCCCTCATGTAATGTCAATTCATCGTTGATATTTTATATCTGATGGTTTTCTGAAGTAGTGATAGCCGCGCTCGTCTTGTACGAACGAgtttgttttgtttttttacCAAGTATTCCATTGAAGATCGTAGGGGGAAGAAATCGTTGTAATGTATGCCTATTTGAGTTTTCAAGAGCTCGAGTAAGTTTTAAGGAAAACCATTGTCTGTAATCAGGGCTTCATTTCATTCGGTAAAGATTCATTCAGTTACATATGTCTCAAGATAAGAATCAATTGTCCCCAACGGTTTCTCATTCGAGTTCCGTTGACCATACAACTGAACCACCTCAACAGAACAAaccaaaggataaaaaCGAACCAGTACTGCCATGGGAAGACAAAACATGTGGGGTTAAAGTAAGATCCTTTGCAGGCTACGATCTAAATTTCACTGGATGGGTTAGAAAAGATATCACAGAgaagagagaaaaagagGAGCAAGAAAGATTGGAAAGAGAACGTGAAGCTGAGCAGCAGGAGCAGGAACATGGAGACGAACAAGAGGATGAACATGAACATGAACATGAACATGAACATGAAAACGacaatgataatgaaaacgAAAACGAAAACGAAAACGAAAACGAGCATGAGAACGAAAACGAGAATGAGAACGACAACGACAacgaaaatgaaaatgaaaatgatcaaGATCAGGATCAGGATCAGGATCAAGACGCGTTGTGATGAAGCGAAGAAAAACTTACTTGATATGAATAACGATTTTCTCGTGTGGTAACCTCCGGGTATCCTGGATACGAAGTGGAGTGAATCGTATGTCGAAACTTCTGCTACACAGAAATCTTCCCGTTGTGCGCGTATTTCTTCGTACCGATTTCCCCGCCTTTTTTCTATCTCATATTTCCCCAGATTCCACCGCAGAAAAATCTCTGCGGTAAGTGACAGAGCCTCAACTCTGTTGCACAGAAACTACTATAAGGGAACGTGTCATATGAAGCAAAGGATAAACGCCTAAATTGGAGAAAGGATCCAATCTCGACCGCGTTTCCAAGCTACAAACGACAATAATAGATTTCGGAGTTGTGATTTCCCTACGCATTAAACGTGTTTCTGGTTTTGTCAAGAGTTTCTACCTTGGTTGCCAGGCTTCAGTATCTCATTACATTGCAGCAATATTTCCACACTATATTGGTGTCATCGATCGTTGTTGCTTGGGAAATGCCTaaaagttttcttttaatAGTTTGTTCTTGATTCCAGAATAACATATAAAATGGGGGAACTAGACTGGATCGTTTTGGATTAATTGACATTCCTCAATTGTTGTTTTGTCTCACCTTCTTTTGTTcgtttcttctttttcattaCATCAATTCATTCGCTGACGCTAAcgaggaaaaaaaatatgctATTATCCTCAATTGCACTTTTGATGGAAGCTGTGGTTGGTTTCTGTTCTCCTGTTTCCAAAGGAGAACAGAAATCTGGATCTGAAACCACCAACGTTCAGTTTCTAACTGAACGTAACCAAAAAAGGTACTTCGATTACGGATCCACTGAATGGAATGAGCCCATTAGAGGTGTGAATCTAGGAGGTTGGCTTGTGTTAGAACCTTTTATTACGCCATCGTTATTTGAAGTATTTCGTGAAAACGACAATAGTGATGAAGGGATTCCTGTTGATGAGTATCACTATACAAAGGCATTGGGTCCAGAATTGGCAGCTAACCGTTTGGAAGCACATTGGCAATCTTGGATTACGGAAAAGGATCTTACTGCAATTAAAAGTATGGGGTTCAATTTGGTTAGAATCCCTATCGGTTATTGG
It includes:
- the MSB1 gene encoding Msb1p (some similarities with uniprot|P21339 Saccharomyces cerevisiae YOR188W MSB1 Protein involved in positive regulation of both 1 3-beta-glucan synthesis and the Pkc1p-MAPK pathway potential Cdc28p substrate multicopy suppressor of temperature-sensitive mutations in CDC24 and CDC42 and of mutations in BEM4) → MSVPHSKNLKGLNLNLEDDEFEFFHEFNRDKVKSVIHLITVELKERATDVEFLMIPFRPQQTNENLLRMLNAMFPQGNGQPVTDAKLQKIVAHTEVHTLFQGLKYIWCRLEDGEVVGWRSYLQFKLREKIKNYPKKAFLELMPQCLDSPSHASIVYDFFDLIVTISANSRVNKMSARKISKMFAIWAFGKAVPNPSLADYDFDDKRTLPNNSFQDGLDQWIPATDAMFHLLLAFLKSFVPEDLETAQLPRTLKSLLFNNEYPPEKSNAYSSETILTIPLVTLETDHFSRKPWQLLERCNELLDFSDYDAFEAREDYALLKSLFKKKNNVEGISRKMSQESRRIMKEMSTRHSTFQSGWAPRKCVPNYENFSENISVKRVDIDDYFIWTWLSSLSSEQTSERKKTFGRSLILEFEFDGFKKWVLFQESDVIITHYKRGSNSYGKEGSRVASNASSNNSTIEKPLSKQPRTRNVTPTYEKFQKQVVPNSPATDQNEVTTPEGYHTVISRDVLEKNKDKHNVNLHSLEQKISSFWNPLHKVKKKNKSPRSSSTESKEITNTANDSAQEPVGSKKPENSPMPDAVPVMATKEKNPTPKIIKKPISPPDSYETFRESPHLQNGEQTTSEDTMKELKGIVEDMMAEDKSGLESNETVTNSNSAKETFESLTKFDKYKSSQISDGEIQSLTSTVPSLRIPSDEDDDGDDDIDRDSPKIGSVAHNDTSESSSYYDTPTSAHAPVDFYRQRQLPVTPHTKTPRNSAHGNRSVPELPLHSQVHAAPQSGARVPKHSSTPHGQKLPQYQTSPSDPLLVAGPNNNNGGNHVGHKPGQPPPLKGIPRAGYSQPPLHQMAPNMPSSPSQVMLNPYKPRPQAGPVGPGGGHENFAVPQGAPYPGTPPQGKKGYPIVPQVVPQAVKHPGPGPVSPQMPPLSPGMPSSPQMRQAPRSPHMRQQMSPQMGYGGYPPYSRNSYGRPQRAMQPGHMNPMQGVPPMQGMPPMQGMPPMQGMPPMQGMPVPKSPSMMEPMQGVPNFHAQGGKNYERRQVQKKLHDNIRSGNFGI
- the IES4 gene encoding Ies4p (some similarities with uniprot|Q08561 Saccharomyces cerevisiae YOR189W IES4) codes for the protein MSQDKNQLSPTVSHSSSVDHTTEPPQQNKPKDKNEPVLPWEDKTCGVKVRSFAGYDLNFTGWVRKDITEKREKEEQERLEREREAEQQEQEHGDEQEDEHEHEHEHEHENDNDNENENENENENEHENENENENDNDNENENENDQDQDQDQDQDAL